CATCATCCAGGCCACCATTGTCATTGCCCTCACCCGTGCTCTCTACTGGCCGCTGTCCAAGATCCGAGAGCCGAGAGTGATTGCAGAGGTCATCGCAGGCATTCTGCTCGGACCCTCCGTTATGGGCCGTATCCCCGGCTTCACTGATGCCATCTTTCCGCCTGCCAGCATGGCACCCTTCCGACTTGTGGCCAACATTGGCCTTGTGCTGTTCCTCTTTTTAGTTGGACTGGAAATCAACCTGGCATATTTGCTGAGCAACTGGCGAATCGCCTTTAGCGTCGCAGCTCTGGACATGACGATTCCCTTTGGACTCGGTGTGGCGGTGGCATATGGGCTGTACCACGAGTTTGCGGGTGAGCCAGGAACGGCCCCCATCTCATTTGGCATCTTTGCTCTCTTCATCGGTGTGGCGATGGCCATCACGGCGTTTCCAGTCCTATGTCGAATCTTGACGAGCTTGAAGCTGTTGAACACCACCGTCGGAGTGATTGTCCTGACCAGCGGCATCGCCAATGATGTGGTGGGCTGGGTTCTTCTTGCGTTGTGTGTCACGCTTGTGAATGCTGGAGCCGGAATAACGGCGCTGTATGTGTTTCTGGTTTCGGTTGGATACAGCTTGTTCCTGGCATATGCCGTCCGTCCGGCATTCATCTGGGTGTTGCGCAGGACGAAGAGCCTGGAGAACGGGCCGACCGAGGGCGTGGTTGCGCTGACGCTATTCATGGTGTTGGCGTCCTCCTTCTTTACGAGCATCATTGGCGTTCACTCTATCTTTGGGGCTTTCATGGTCGGGCTGATGTGCCCTCATGAGGGCGGGTTTGCAATCAAATTGACCGAGAAGATTGAGGATCTCACTTCTACACTGTTTGTGCCGCTGTTCTTTGCGCTTTCGGGAATCAATACGAACATCGGCCTACTCAACACCGGGACCGTCTGGGGCTATGTGATTGCCATCATTTTCGtggccttcttcagcaaGTTGGCTGGTGGAACTCTGGGCGCGAGGTTGAACGGGCTGGTCTGGAGAGAGTCTTTCACCATCGGCACGCTCATGTCATGCaaggggttggttgagcTCATTGTTTTGAACATTGGCCTGCAAGCCAAGATTTTGAGCACAAAGACCTTCACCATGTTTGTCATTATGGCTCTCGTCACCACCTTTTCCACGGCCCCGTTGGTCAGCTGGCTCTATCCACCCTGGTATCAGCAGAAGCTCGACCtgtggaagaagggcaagatAGACTGGGATGGCAATCCTATCATACCAGCGGATGGTCAAGACTCGGAGGAAAAATACCGCAAGGGGGATGTGGCCACCCGTCTGCTGGTCTATCTTCGAACAGATGGCCTGTCCTCTATTCTGGGGCTCATCTCGTTGtttacttcctcctctgccccaACACCAGCGGCCAGTGCCTCGTCAGACAACGAAAAGGCAGCCGACCCCTCCGCCGCTCACACAGATGAGCAGAGGCCACTTCGCATTCAAGGGTATCGTCTGGTGGAGCTGACAGACCGCAATTCTTCCGTCATGAAAGTATCCGACATTGAAGACTACGCCTCCCACGACCCCATCGTCAAGGCCTtcggcacctccaccgccaacaacactTCCCGCGACGTCATCGTCTCTGGACAAATCGCTGTCGTCCCCGAAGAGGGATTCGCCgacaccctcgccacccaAGCCTCCAAAACCAACAGCGACCTGGTCCTCGTCCCCTGGAGCGAGACAGGCACCATTTCCGAAATCCAAAGCTTCTACTACGGCGGCAACTCCAGCATCAAGGACAACATGCTCGCGAACAAGGATTTCGCCGGCCTCGTGACAGACGTCTACGAAAAGCACAGGCACCTCGCCGCCGTGGGAGTCTATGTCGACAGCTCCCTCCTCAGCACCAGCCACCCCCGGTCAAGGATAGGCGACGACTCCCAAGCAACAAAGACGGGAATCACCCGACAACTCACCCGAGACGCGACAGGTGTCAGCCTAGCCGAGGCCCAAGACATCGGAGCAGCCAAGTTTCACTCCGCCGAAAGCAAAGGCCCAAAGGTTGTCCGTGTGCTCTACAGAGGAGGTGAGGACGACCTCTTTGCGGTGAGGCTAGGGTATCAACTCGCCCAGACCGACAAGGTCGtcttggaggttgttgtcgaAGCAGCGGCCAACCGCGCCGACAGTGAGATGGCCGCGCTCAAGTCGGTTCTTTCCGAAAGTCTGGGCGACAGGGTTGTCTACCTTGATGCTCAGGACACAGCCGAAGCGATTCAGAGCTTGCTGTCGCCATGCAGGCAGGTGCGCAGCTCGCGGTCggttctggtggtggtggggaggtcTGTTTCGTCTTGGTTGGCATCTTCTGTTGACGCGGGCCCGTCTTCTTCCGCCGCGGCTGAGCTGGCTGCCGTTCGCAAGGTTCTTGGGCTGAAGGCGGCACGTCTCGCTgcggaggtgaggaagggagcAGGGGACAAGGCCAATGTTAGTCTGCTTGTTGTCCAGGCCAAGACTGCcccagcgacgacgacgacgacgacgacgacgactgcgggcgagggaggagtatCTGCCTTGAAGCGGAAACCGAGTACATATTCGCAGGAGAGTGGTCATGTAGGAGCGTAATTTGGAGAGATAACATCCAGATGACGGGAGATAATGATTGATTTACTCACTCAAAACAGAGGACCATGTCGAGCTGTTTGCAGTTTGAATGTTTGAAAAGGCTACCTGCACATAAAAGAATCTATCAGCCGAAACACAAAAGAATATCTGCAGGCAAACAGTGTTTATCCCCTAGCGGAGCTATATCTATACAACACCTTCTCATCTCTGGCTTTGTAGGGTCAAAGCTAAACTTGTAACTAGAGACGATATGAGCTACAACCGCCAATGCTAATAAAGCCCAACATACAAGGTATGCGGCAATTCTAGAAgagcaagaaaagaagtgGAATCTAGTAATCTTCCGCGTCCTCGTCATAATCATCTCCCCCAAatatctcctcctcatcctccccatcccggTTCACCTCCAtatcctcatcgtcatcctcaaagACCTCGTAATTGCCAACGTCGTAATCATCCCCTCTCTTGCGCtcaatgtcgtcgtcgtcatcctcatcatcctcagaaTCAGAAGGTGGCATGGGAATTCGACCCCTCCCGCCGGTTAACCCCAGCTTCTGTGCAAGAGCTGACGTTGCCTTTCTGGAGCGGCTGAATTGCTCATTctcttcgtcttctgacTCAGACTCGTCGGTCTCTTCGGAGGATTGACTATCGGATTCTtgttcttccccttcctcttccttgctgctgttgtggtgggcatcgtcatcatcctcactgtCGTCCGAGATAACAGCTCGGAGCCGTTTGTTGGCCCTCATTTTCCGCACTTCCTGATCCGTGTCATCGTCAGGGCGAACAAGCAAAGCGGTGCTATCGCGGCGGGCTCGTTTGATAAGCTGAGGCatctcatcgtcctcgtctttTTCGGCACtgccgtcctcttcctcggaaTCAGAGTCCACCACCCGGCGGGCTCGCTTGGTTGGCCGAGGtaccacctcttcttcttctgagGTCCCGTTCTCGTCCTCAGAGTCAGAGTCCACTACACGGCGGGGTCGTTTGGCCGGCCGAGGGACGTCATCCTCGTGATCGTCTGAGTCATTTTCCAGATCTGAAGACTCCATGATTCTGTTTCGTCTGCGCTTGAGCCTCGCTCTAGCTGCTTGTTGATCAGATTCAGTGTCAGGCACTTCCTCCACGCTGGAGGATGCGCGAAGTGTAACTGATTCCGGTTCGGGGCTGGAAAATCCAGTGAAAACCTCGTCGTCGTGTTCGTTGCCATCTTCTCCAGCCAGATCAATCAGCGGGCGGTCCCCATcgaccccctcatcatccgagTCTACCACGCtgccacccccttccccgtcatCTTCAGAATCCCCCTCGTTGCTGCCGTCGCTATTGTCAACGTCCACAATATTCAGATCATCTGAATCCTCATCGCTATCCTCCGATTCAATCTCTGAATCATCAATCCCCGAACTTTCGTACTCGTCCGgtatctcctccccctcgtcggagtagtcctcgtcgtcgaaCGCCACGTCCGTCGCCCCGTCTTCATTCCACTGCAGCAGCTTTTGAAAAGCGCGCTCGCCTCTCTTGTCAAAAAACTCAATCACTGGCCAAACCTTGAAGCCCAAACTCCACGCTCGCTGCACATAGGTGcccggctcctcctcttcgtccgaGTCCGAGTCAGAATCAGAGTCGTCCAAGCCGCGCATATCGTCCGCCGCATAACAAGCGATTTCCTCGGGTGTGATGGTGAGaaactcctcctcgactACGCCCGGGCttctggtgttgctggtccCGTTGACGTCGTCGGCGGAAGTGGGCCTGGCGTCGGCGACCGATGCTCTCCTGGCTTCGGCAGCGCGCTTCTCGACATTGGGCCAAACCCAGCGGTACTCGACAAAGTTCTTGGTTTCATGTCCCCTTCTTCCGTGCTGTAtctctgcttcctcttcgcTGGTCAAGGTGTAGTGGTTCGCACTCGGGTCAGCGCACCAGAGCAGATTCCTTGCCTCGCAGTGGTTGTACTTTGCCAGAAAGAAAGCATGCTGTAGATTTGGAAAGGCACAAGTAAAGCTCTGAAGCATCGGATCCCCCGtcaagaaaaacaaacccTTTTCAAAGGCAATGTTGCGGATCCTGTCTGTAACTCCTGGAATGACGGGCATGGGCCATGGCGGGAAGTGACGGGACATGGCGCTGGCGACACGGTCGATAAAGACCACGTCACGCTGGCTGTGAAAGCGGACTGAGCCCCAGCCTCCCCGGAGAGCCAGCTCATCGGGGAGGTAGCGAAGGGCGAACTTGCGGCTCTGGTGGTGTATGGCAAGCACGGTCCGGGCCGCCTTGGTCTGCTGTTCGAGTTGGACGGTTTCCCAAATCTCGGGAGGGGTACCGTTCTGGGGCACCAAATGGCCGACGATCTGGAATTCATAGAAGCGCGCCTTCTCGGACAAGTCTGGACAAAACTGCTTCCAgatgagctgctggagctcgaGCGGGAGCCGGCTGAATTGAGGGATGAACTGAGAGCGTTTTTTGCTGCGTCGTTTGACTTGAAATAGAATCCGGCGGGTGCCGTTcttatcatcatcagagtCGGATGAGTCTTCCGAgtcgtcctcaccaccattgTCCTCTTCCGACTCCTCTTCGGAAGAATCAGCGGCCATGTCGTCAATGAGGTCGAAGCGGCCGTCATGCTCGGaacactcttcttcttcgtcgccGTCAGAATGGTCCTCTCTGTCGCTGCCCTCCTCGTGTGAGCCAGattcgtcgttgtcgtcgtcgtcgtcgtcgtcgacatcAGAATGTGAAATGTGGGTAGCAAACGGattgccctcctccagacTGTCCTCGGCTAGCTCCGACACATACAAGCCTGTGCCTccatcttcgtcgtcgtcctcgtctctGCGGGGCATCTTTTATTGATTTAATCAGGCAAAGGCGAGCGAGTGGTGCTCAAGGGATGGACGACGCGATGAGTTGAAGTGTCGAGTCGCGTCTGGGGTCTTTGGTCTTGGGGTTCATTGAAGGTTGTGACGATGCCAAGCCGGCAGGCAGATTTTTAGCGTGTGCCCGCTGAAAGCACAGACCATATCTGCTGCTCCCCTACATGGTTGATGCTGACTCTCATCATTACCACTTATTTCATCATCTCAATCCCAATTCACTAATAGTAGTTAGTTATCTTCCGCATGAAATATGTACATGAAATCGGCCTGCTACTCCATATGTAATCTATCACAGTTCCGGACCCTCCCaattctccctcctcaaccttccaAACCAAGCCTGCTTGTGTGGAAAGGCAATCTCTTTCTCCTTGCTGAACCCTGCATATTGTAAATGTTGAATAAACCTGCAAAAGAAAGCCAGCCAGTTAGTTAGCCATTTAGGCAATCCTGCCATCAAGACAAGCATGTCATCATACCTCTCATTGTCCACCCTTGGCTCTAGGCACACGCTCTGGGTCCGATAATCAGCACAAAAGGCCCAGTGCACCAAGCTCGTCAGCCAGCTCTGCACTCTCCCCCGTGCCCACTCTTCACCAATCAAGACATGGCAACCGCGATCATAGTCGTCAATAGAACCTCCGGCATATCTCCCCAGAATGTCTTCCTTGACCCAATAAAGCTCAAAGTAGCCAAAGGGCACACCGTCCCACAGGCCAATAGCTGGGAAGCTATGCCTTGACTGCAATGCATTGGACAAAAACTTTGGCGAATATTCGCCCCAAAAGGCCGAAACACGAGGACTAGAGTGCCATTGTTGAACCAAGGCTGTATCGCTGAGTTGACAAAGGTGTGTATGTGTTGAAGACTTGGGACCTGTGGGTCCGAGGTACGGGACCGGATGAAGTGAGATGGAGGCGACCCTAAAGGACAGGTACTGGTTCACCGAGGGTATGAATCGGGTATAAAAGACTTCCCCCATGCGAGGAGGTTTCGGGCGGAGGGGATGCCGGGTGTGATTGGTTATGGTGTAAGGCAGTGATGCAGGAGGGTAGTATGTCGGTAGGTGGGATGCCGAGAAAAAGGGACCGATCGGAAAAGAGGGTACACTGGCAAGGGTGGTAGGTGGTGGCGCACCGGGGAGATCCGAAATGTCGGCAATTTGTGAGATGGTACGCTCGCCCTGGGCTGGCGATCCAGGCCGGCTGGGAGTCGGCGACGCAGTACCGGATCGGGTGaacttggtggtgggctggagcGTGAAGAGGAACAACCGGCCGGGGGTCTGCCAAAACATCCTGCGCGAAACAAACATGTTGGCCCATTGGTCGTCTGTGTCGTCCAGCGCGGTTCCCACGGCAGAATTGAAGCTTGCAATCAAGCCCATGCGCTCCAGTTTTGGTATCAGGTTTCTCCCCTTCAGCAGGCCGTCTCTCTTGATGCGCACTCGCCATTCGCCACGCGGCCTGCCAGCTGCAGGCGTCAACCGGGAGGCATCCGTCGTCAGGGCAGACGGGGGAGCCTTTTGGTGGAAGTACCAGAATAGCGTGACCCATAGCATCATGGCTACCTGCCGAGTAGGGCTCGCTGCTGGCTTGAAGTCATGGCTCGAGGGGCTCGATATCGACGAGATGAAGAGGCTGTCGTTTAGGAGGGTGGGGCTTGTAAAAGCGTGGATGTGAGACATCTTTTGGGGCGCGGGGCTGCCATCGACATCGGCTCGTATCGAGTCGTTATCGGGGGTGCTTCTGCTGCCAGAGCTGCCATCGTCCGGGTCAACAGTGTGGATGACGATGGTCCAGCCGGCTGGAAAGGCGTTGTGGTGTACAGAGAGGTCATTGGACTTGAAGAAGAGGCCGGCGAACACAGGTGTAACAGTATAGCTCTGCCCGTCGGGCAGGTAGATGACCTGTGACCCCATGGAGGGTTGTAGCACGGGTGCTGCTGTGAAGGCGGAAGCGTAGGTAGTGATGGAGGCGGGGCGTTTAGTGCACTGCGGGGTACCTATGGTGTCTGTTGGGCAGCTTGATAGGTCGCGGGTTAATAAGGACGAGAATAAGACGGCGGCGGGCCTTCTTCTCTAGAAGATTTCCATGGCGATATCAGAGTGGCGCTGGCGGCAGCAGGCATGAGATGTATGGGGTGATTCTGCTTGCAGCTTTATGTGAGCTTCTGACAGCTGCGTGCCTCCAGCGGGCGCAACGAGGGGCAGGGAGGGGTTACAGGGATCAGCTTGCGCATCTTCCGTCATCCAGGAACATCGGGAAAGCCAATCCCTGCTTCTTTGGTAATCACCCCACTGTTATTGGAGGATATCGGACAGGGATCAGAATTTACACCCAGACCCTTCTCTGCCTCTTTCCAGTGGGGCTTTCTCAAGTGTGTTCGCTAAAGCGCTGTTATCTgcatccatcatcagcattGGGCAACATCACTCCACCTAGCGATCATTCAACATCTGACCGGGACAGACACGCCAGCTCAGCCCCCCCTGGAACATCAGGTATCAAATGTATGAGGTAGATTCGATACACTAGTATCTCAGGAAtctttcttcttggacttgtcttgcctcttcttttcctcctctgtaaactcctcgtccttttccttctcgtCAGACCGGTAGTCCTCTCCGTTCTTGGTATTCTCCTCGTCCAAAGCTTCCTtaacctcctctcccaagtCCCTCGCATCGTCCCACTCAACATCATACTCGATGGCAATCGCCTTGatctccctcctcagcgCATTTGCTTCCTGCACCAACTGCTCCCATCTTTCCAAGTCAAAGCCCTTCGCCTCATACAAGGCATTCTGTCGCCTCGACACCGTCACGTTCATGGCCGCCTTGTAACTGAGATCCTTGCTGATATAGAGAAACCAGAGATATCCGCCCATGATTGTTGTCAGTCCGGCAAGGTAGGTGACTGGTTCAATGAGATCCCACCCATAATCGGTATGAAACGTGACATAGTACACAATCACCCACCAGCCCGTCAAAATACCGAACCCTCCCTTGGCCAACAGGTTCGCACCACGATGCGCCAGCAAGTCAcactccttcttgatcttggccagccTGTCTAGCTCATGGCTCATCTTTCGCAGCCTGGATCGCATGTAGAATGTCCTGTCGTTGAAACTCGGCACCGTCACGCGCATCTCCAGGTGATAGCCTTCGACTTCGATGGCAAACTCGCGCCCTCGTGCTGCATCACGGATGAAGTCTCCCATCTCGGTGCTCGAGCTCCAACGGACCCAGcgcttttcctttccttccctctCGGGGCCCTCGTGGCCCAACCCAGAGTACGACGCCACGTGTGTTCTCTTCGACGCGTCTTGTCCCGCGGCGTCCTTTTTTCGCGCTTCGGATCGGCTTGTCGGCTTTTGATCACCATGTTCGGTATCCTCGGCCCGGAAATATATACTCGGAATCTTTTCTTTACCGTCTTCCAACACAGGTGGTAGCTCGGCTTGGATGAGGCGCTCGACGTAGGATAGCGGTTGTTGCGGGTGGACCAGTATGGCTAGGGGCTGAATGGTGTCATTTTGAGATATCGAACGGGCATAATCGGGCTTCTCTTTATCATCACTGTTGCCGTTGTTCTGCCTGTCCTTCTCGACGCCCATGGGCAAAGGAAGGATCAGTTTCAGGAGCCGAGTGGGCGTGGTCAGAAGTTTGcctttggtgatgggttggatGTCTTCGCCTTTTGGGTCGACGGTAGGCTTGTCGGCTCCCTCGCGGTGCCATGGTCTTTTGATCTGGTGCTGTCGGACCTTTACTTCCTGCTCCTGTTGGTCCAAGAACTTTTGGTCGAGTTTTCTGGCTTTCGTATCCCCAGGTCGTTCGGCTGGCTTGGACGAGAAGTGGCGCACGGCTGGGTGGCAtagggggagtgggagacaAGAGTGTC
The sequence above is a segment of the Podospora pseudoanserina strain CBS 124.78 chromosome 5, whole genome shotgun sequence genome. Coding sequences within it:
- a CDS encoding hypothetical protein (EggNog:ENOG503PD9U), with translation MPRRDEDDDEDGGTGLYVSELAEDSLEEGNPFATHISHSDVDDDDDDDNDESGSHEEGSDREDHSDGDEEEECSEHDGRFDLIDDMAADSSEEESEEDNGGEDDSEDSSDSDDDKNGTRRILFQVKRRSKKRSQFIPQFSRLPLELQQLIWKQFCPDLSEKARFYEFQIVGHLVPQNGTPPEIWETVQLEQQTKAARTVLAIHHQSRKFALRYLPDELALRGGWGSVRFHSQRDVVFIDRVASAMSRHFPPWPMPVIPGVTDRIRNIAFEKGLFFLTGDPMLQSFTCAFPNLQHAFFLAKYNHCEARNLLWCADPSANHYTLTSEEEAEIQHGRRGHETKNFVEYRWVWPNVEKRAAEARRASVADARPTSADDVNGTSNTRSPGVVEEEFLTITPEEIACYAADDMRGLDDSDSDSDSDEEEEPGTYVQRAWSLGFKVWPVIEFFDKRGERAFQKLLQWNEDGATDVAFDDEDYSDEGEEIPDEYESSGIDDSEIESEDSDEDSDDLNIVDVDNSDGSNEGDSEDDGEGGGSVVDSDDEGVDGDRPLIDLAGEDGNEHDDEVFTGFSSPEPESVTLRASSSVEEVPDTESDQQAARARLKRRRNRIMESSDLENDSDDHEDDVPRPAKRPRRVVDSDSEDENGTSEEEEVVPRPTKRARRVVDSDSEEEDGSAEKDEDDEMPQLIKRARRDSTALLVRPDDDTDQEVRKMRANKRLRAVISDDSEDDDDAHHNSSKEEEGEEQESDSQSSEETDESESEDEENEQFSRSRKATSALAQKLGLTGGRGRIPMPPSDSEDDEDDDDDIERKRGDDYDVGNYEVFEDDDEDMEVNRDGEDEEEIFGGDDYDEDAEDY
- a CDS encoding hypothetical protein (COG:P; EggNog:ENOG503NV2B) — its product is MATTTTTATAATATPTVVRAPAQAGVFEGLNPSIYNPADPLVLFIIQATIVIALTRALYWPLSKIREPRVIAEVIAGILLGPSVMGRIPGFTDAIFPPASMAPFRLVANIGLVLFLFLVGLEINLAYLLSNWRIAFSVAALDMTIPFGLGVAVAYGLYHEFAGEPGTAPISFGIFALFIGVAMAITAFPVLCRILTSLKLLNTTVGVIVLTSGIANDVVGWVLLALCVTLVNAGAGITALYVFLVSVGYSLFLAYAVRPAFIWVLRRTKSLENGPTEGVVALTLFMVLASSFFTSIIGVHSIFGAFMVGLMCPHEGGFAIKLTEKIEDLTSTLFVPLFFALSGINTNIGLLNTGTVWGYVIAIIFVAFFSKLAGGTLGARLNGLVWRESFTIGTLMSCKGLVELIVLNIGLQAKILSTKTFTMFVIMALVTTFSTAPLVSWLYPPWYQQKLDLWKKGKIDWDGNPIIPADGQDSEEKYRKGDVATRLLVYLRTDGLSSILGLISLFTSSSAPTPAASASSDNEKAADPSAAHTDEQRPLRIQGYRLVELTDRNSSVMKVSDIEDYASHDPIVKAFGTSTANNTSRDVIVSGQIAVVPEEGFADTLATQASKTNSDLVLVPWSETGTISEIQSFYYGGNSSIKDNMLANKDFAGLVTDVYEKHRHLAAVGVYVDSSLLSTSHPRSRIGDDSQATKTGITRQLTRDATGVSLAEAQDIGAAKFHSAESKGPKVVRVLYRGGEDDLFAVRLGYQLAQTDKVVLEVVVEAAANRADSEMAALKSVLSESLGDRVVYLDAQDTAEAIQSLLSPCRQVRSSRSVLVVVGRSVSSWLASSVDAGPSSSAAAELAAVRKVLGLKAARLAAEVRKGAGDKANVSLLVVQAKTAPATTTTTTTTTAGEGGVSALKRKPSTYSQESGHVGA
- a CDS encoding hypothetical protein (COG:J; EggNog:ENOG503NYDM); translation: MGSQVIYLPDGQSYTVTPVFAGLFFKSNDLSVHHNAFPAGWTIVIHTVDPDDGSSGSRSTPDNDSIRADVDGSPAPQKMSHIHAFTSPTLLNDSLFISSISSPSSHDFKPAASPTRQVAMMLWVTLFWYFHQKAPPSALTTDASRLTPAAGRPRGEWRVRIKRDGLLKGRNLIPKLERMGLIASFNSAVGTALDDTDDQWANMFVSRRMFWQTPGRLFLFTLQPTTKFTRSGTASPTPSRPGSPAQGERTISQIADISDLPGAPPPTTLASVPSFPIGPFFSASHLPTYYPPASLPYTITNHTRHPLRPKPPRMGEVFYTRFIPSVNQYLSFRVASISLHPVPYLGPTGPKSSTHTHLCQLSDTALVQQWHSSPRVSAFWGEYSPKFLSNALQSRHSFPAIGLWDGVPFGYFELYWVKEDILGRYAGGSIDDYDRGCHVLIGEEWARGRVQSWLTSLVHWAFCADYRTQSVCLEPRVDNERFIQHLQYAGFSKEKEIAFPHKQAWFGRLRRENWEGPEL
- a CDS encoding hypothetical protein (EggNog:ENOG503NU8G; COG:S), whose protein sequence is MNHVFRRLPRQLTTSLPRRHSCLPLPLCHPAVRHFSSKPAERPGDTKARKLDQKFLDQQEQEVKVRQHQIKRPWHREGADKPTVDPKGEDIQPITKGKLLTTPTRLLKLILPLPMGVEKDRQNNGNSDDKEKPDYARSISQNDTIQPLAILVHPQQPLSYVERLIQAELPPVLEDGKEKIPSIYFRAEDTEHGDQKPTSRSEARKKDAAGQDASKRTHVASYSGLGHEGPEREGKEKRWVRWSSSTEMGDFIRDAARGREFAIEVEGYHLEMRVTVPSFNDRTFYMRSRLRKMSHELDRLAKIKKECDLLAHRGANLLAKGGFGILTGWWVIVYYVTFHTDYGWDLIEPVTYLAGLTTIMGGYLWFLYISKDLSYKAAMNVTVSRRQNALYEAKGFDLERWEQLVQEANALRREIKAIAIEYDVEWDDARDLGEEVKEALDEENTKNGEDYRSDEKEKDEEFTEEEKKRQDKSKKKDS